Proteins found in one Aneurinibacillus uraniidurans genomic segment:
- a CDS encoding ABC transporter ATP-binding protein yields the protein MTAPILLEVDNITKSFGGVTAVHDVSFVMHPQQIVAVIGPNGAGKTTLFNMITALMPPTTGSIRFQGQELAGKKPHQIAKFGITRTFQNLQVFNNMTVIENVMTGMHLRTRTGLLGAGFRLPGVGREEREMVEKALGYLEAVGLLPYAYESAALLPYGNQRLLEIARAAASEPKLILLDEPMAGLNPEESRELVRVILQMREQGMTFLFVEHDMETVMAVADNIVVLDYGGKIAEGTPEEIYNNPRVIAAYLGEEGEEEIIC from the coding sequence ATGACAGCGCCTATACTCTTGGAAGTTGATAATATAACCAAAAGTTTCGGGGGGGTTACAGCTGTTCATGACGTGTCATTCGTTATGCATCCACAGCAGATCGTAGCGGTTATCGGTCCGAATGGAGCAGGGAAGACAACACTGTTTAATATGATTACGGCACTGATGCCACCGACAACTGGATCGATTCGATTTCAAGGGCAGGAACTTGCGGGCAAAAAGCCGCATCAGATTGCGAAATTTGGCATTACCCGTACCTTTCAAAATTTACAGGTTTTCAACAATATGACGGTAATTGAGAATGTGATGACCGGCATGCACCTGCGGACGCGCACGGGCTTGCTTGGAGCAGGATTTCGCCTGCCTGGCGTTGGACGGGAAGAGCGAGAGATGGTAGAAAAGGCGCTTGGCTACCTAGAGGCGGTAGGTTTGCTTCCATACGCATACGAGAGCGCGGCTCTTCTACCATACGGCAACCAACGCCTGCTTGAGATTGCCCGTGCAGCCGCGTCTGAACCAAAACTGATCTTGCTTGATGAACCGATGGCTGGGCTCAATCCAGAGGAATCACGCGAGCTTGTCCGGGTAATTTTGCAAATGCGCGAGCAGGGCATGACGTTCTTATTTGTTGAACATGACATGGAAACCGTTATGGCGGTAGCCGATAACATCGTCGTATTAGATTACGGAGGCAAGATTGCAGAAGGAACACCAGAAGAGATCTATAACAATCCGAGGGTCATTGCTGCGTACCTCGGAGAAGAGGGCGAGGAGGAGATTATATGCTAA
- a CDS encoding ABC transporter ATP-binding protein, which yields MLSVNGLHTYHGYLHVLNGITFSLEKGEIFAIVGSNGAGKSTLLGSIAGVYNPKEGKIMFEGEDIRGMRAESVVKKGIALVPERRQIFDSLSVKDNLMLGSYHRFRREHRQVMHDYEKVLEVFPRLQSMLDRPGGLLSGGEQQMVAIARGLMANPKLLMLDEPSLGLAPLIVKGIMEMLRQLKDEFGTTIILVEQNVKAALGIADHACVLERGQIVIGGTAREVATNPEVRAAYLGKGKKAM from the coding sequence ATGCTAAGCGTAAACGGTCTCCATACGTATCACGGTTATTTGCATGTCCTAAACGGGATTACCTTCTCGCTTGAAAAAGGAGAGATTTTTGCGATTGTCGGATCGAATGGAGCAGGCAAAAGCACACTGCTTGGAAGCATTGCCGGAGTTTACAATCCAAAAGAAGGGAAAATTATGTTTGAAGGCGAAGATATTAGAGGCATGCGAGCCGAGAGTGTTGTGAAAAAAGGCATTGCGCTTGTTCCGGAACGTCGGCAAATATTTGATTCTCTTTCTGTAAAAGATAATCTTATGCTAGGGTCGTACCATCGATTTCGCCGGGAGCACCGTCAGGTTATGCACGATTATGAAAAAGTACTTGAGGTATTTCCACGCTTACAATCAATGCTTGATCGTCCGGGTGGGCTTTTGAGTGGAGGAGAGCAGCAAATGGTAGCGATTGCACGCGGCCTGATGGCGAATCCGAAGCTGCTTATGCTCGATGAACCCTCTCTCGGATTAGCACCGCTCATTGTCAAAGGCATTATGGAAATGCTGCGGCAGTTAAAAGATGAATTCGGCACGACTATTATTCTCGTCGAGCAGAATGTCAAAGCTGCCTTAGGGATTGCTGATCATGCCTGTGTGCTGGAACGCGGTCAGATTGTGATTGGCGGAACTGCTCGTGAAGTTGCCACGAATCCGGAAGTGCGTGCTGCTTACCTCGGCAAAGGAAAAAAAGCGATGTAG
- a CDS encoding branched-chain amino acid ABC transporter permease, which translates to MESLSQIVQLIFSGLTIGSIYALIAMGFVITYNITGVLNFAQGEFAMLGALICVSAVGAGLPYGVAIIISILAVVLIAGLFERVAIYPARHSSVPTLIIITIGVAIAFRGIALFIWGTEPHMLRPLTDGQPFSISGAIIQQQSVWAIVVSLLSLVAMYLFFEKTFVGKAVIACVVNRFAARLMGIRPEKMSFLSISVSGGLGAIAGIIIAPISGASYNMGLMLGMKAFIAAVIGGISNAPAAILGAMIIGLLESFTEGLWTTGFKDAVSFGVLLLVLFLLPNGIFAKSSGKRV; encoded by the coding sequence GTGGAGTCCCTTAGTCAGATCGTTCAGCTTATTTTTTCCGGATTGACGATTGGCAGTATATACGCGCTAATCGCGATGGGATTTGTTATTACGTATAACATTACCGGTGTACTTAACTTCGCGCAGGGTGAATTTGCGATGCTTGGTGCTCTTATATGTGTTTCAGCGGTTGGGGCAGGTCTGCCATATGGGGTGGCGATCATCATAAGCATTCTCGCTGTCGTGTTGATCGCCGGTTTGTTTGAGCGGGTGGCGATTTATCCGGCCCGACACTCGAGTGTGCCAACGCTCATTATTATTACGATTGGTGTTGCCATTGCATTTCGGGGGATTGCCTTATTCATATGGGGGACAGAGCCGCATATGCTGCGTCCGCTTACTGACGGGCAGCCCTTCTCAATTAGCGGTGCGATTATTCAGCAGCAGAGCGTATGGGCGATAGTCGTCTCCCTCTTAAGCCTGGTAGCTATGTATTTGTTTTTTGAGAAAACATTTGTCGGCAAAGCGGTCATTGCCTGTGTTGTGAATCGGTTTGCCGCCAGACTGATGGGCATTCGACCGGAAAAAATGTCATTTCTGTCTATCAGTGTGAGTGGCGGACTTGGCGCGATTGCAGGCATTATTATCGCACCGATCTCCGGTGCTTCCTACAATATGGGCTTAATGCTTGGGATGAAAGCGTTTATTGCTGCGGTGATAGGTGGAATCTCCAATGCTCCTGCAGCTATTCTTGGCGCGATGATTATTGGACTGCTGGAATCTTTTACAGAAGGATTGTGGACGACCGGCTTTAAAGATGCGGTCAGTTTCGGGGTACTGCTGCTCGTTTTATTTTTATTGCCAAACGGAATTTTTGCTAAATCGTCTGGAAAACGGGTGTAA
- a CDS encoding glucosaminidase domain-containing protein: MFRIVYVRVSTAFLLAAALYTVLSWFPSSVQAETNTQFYIDENGSLQMNTNTITGESQVSEEQMLNFARKVNPKFPADLPALYLSIGNKYGIRGDVAFCQMLKETGYYRFGGDVRASQHNYAGLGASGKGKQGLAFATPQDGVRAHIQHLFAYATKENIPEDEKIIDPRFRYVSRGSAPYWTSLNGKWAIPGRGYGQDILRLHEKIISQKP; this comes from the coding sequence TTGTTTCGCATTGTTTACGTACGCGTGTCCACGGCCTTCCTACTAGCCGCCGCACTGTACACTGTTTTGTCATGGTTTCCCTCATCGGTACAGGCAGAGACTAACACTCAGTTTTACATCGATGAAAACGGAAGTCTTCAAATGAATACAAATACGATCACGGGCGAGTCCCAAGTTTCAGAAGAACAAATGCTTAATTTTGCCCGTAAGGTGAATCCAAAGTTCCCCGCCGATCTTCCGGCTCTGTATCTGTCTATTGGCAACAAATACGGCATTCGAGGCGATGTAGCCTTCTGTCAAATGCTTAAAGAGACCGGATACTATCGCTTCGGTGGTGATGTTCGCGCAAGCCAGCATAACTATGCAGGTCTTGGCGCCTCTGGCAAAGGAAAACAGGGGCTGGCTTTTGCAACCCCACAAGATGGGGTGCGGGCCCATATCCAGCATCTGTTTGCCTATGCTACTAAAGAAAATATTCCAGAGGATGAAAAAATCATCGACCCACGCTTCCGCTATGTTTCTCGCGGCAGTGCCCCTTACTGGACAAGCCTAAACGGAAAATGGGCCATTCCCGGGCGCGGATATGGTCAAGATATTCTTAGACTTCATGAGAAAATCATATCGCAAAAACCATAA
- a CDS encoding copper amine oxidase N-terminal domain-containing protein, with translation MRHYKQWGLAFLVLILTLLSGCSGDALTLRNAFVKAASQPNYDFQSTIRMTSKDADIMLKLAHMRKPTDKELQDAEEFLKTMREGITLKGSQYDRQHASMTMTLNHDSLLRKEKLWTGDQNASLTVLLSPKAAYVKTPLDSKYLFASLAPQTSEINPEALAEFQKRMNELTVAFIQEYSEKHSYNLPHIQNKGNVSVTLPNGQSTTASHISVTLNIEELTALFYSIAKDAADDPKVRTFLLNIVQEMNKIDPSLASKNDISEDILAQNFAEALKEIKQMEKQYPPKKVAEMAREQGLQSFSLTLDYFVDANNLPVRSIGKLDFMFKDKDGTLPGAIQLNVEIDEYMWNFGKVTPIVYPANTETVNFEDLTKNHKLLSAFHPQGFLHAILKDAISETKHLYVTPLSSVDSSNHYYYENKQLYLPLRYTAETVNAEVNFDPVSQLVMIKKGDHTYKIKAGSKQVLKEDGTSASMPAAASEKNDSLYVPASFFETFLDAPYSITDDTGNDLLLTFTLNM, from the coding sequence ATGCGACATTACAAACAATGGGGACTAGCTTTTTTAGTACTTATCCTTACTTTGCTCTCTGGCTGTTCCGGGGATGCTCTCACCCTGCGCAACGCTTTTGTGAAAGCGGCTTCCCAACCAAACTATGATTTTCAAAGCACAATTCGGATGACAAGCAAGGATGCAGACATTATGCTAAAGCTTGCCCATATGAGGAAGCCAACCGATAAAGAACTTCAGGATGCAGAGGAATTTCTTAAAACGATGCGTGAAGGAATTACACTCAAAGGCTCTCAGTATGACCGTCAACATGCGAGCATGACCATGACGTTAAATCATGACAGCCTTCTTCGTAAGGAGAAATTATGGACAGGCGACCAAAATGCATCGCTTACCGTTCTACTTTCTCCAAAGGCTGCTTATGTTAAAACTCCTCTGGACTCTAAGTACCTGTTTGCCTCTCTTGCACCGCAAACATCTGAAATCAATCCAGAGGCGCTTGCCGAATTTCAAAAGCGTATGAATGAGCTGACCGTTGCTTTTATTCAAGAATATAGTGAAAAGCATAGCTATAACTTACCTCATATTCAGAACAAAGGAAATGTGTCAGTCACACTGCCGAACGGACAGTCTACGACAGCTTCTCATATTTCTGTTACGTTAAATATCGAAGAACTTACAGCTTTATTTTATAGCATCGCAAAAGATGCAGCAGATGATCCAAAAGTACGTACGTTCCTGCTAAACATCGTCCAAGAAATGAATAAAATCGATCCAAGCCTTGCTTCCAAAAATGACATTTCAGAAGACATTTTGGCACAAAATTTCGCCGAGGCACTTAAAGAAATTAAACAAATGGAAAAGCAATACCCACCGAAAAAGGTTGCAGAAATGGCACGTGAACAGGGTCTGCAATCATTTTCTCTCACACTCGACTATTTTGTAGATGCTAACAACCTTCCTGTTCGTTCCATTGGTAAGCTCGATTTTATGTTTAAAGATAAAGATGGAACACTGCCTGGAGCAATCCAATTGAATGTAGAGATTGATGAATACATGTGGAATTTCGGAAAAGTTACACCTATCGTCTATCCTGCAAATACAGAAACAGTAAATTTCGAAGACTTAACAAAAAATCACAAGCTGCTCAGCGCCTTTCATCCACAAGGTTTTCTACATGCGATACTGAAAGACGCCATTAGTGAAACAAAGCATCTGTATGTAACTCCTCTTTCTTCTGTAGATTCTTCTAATCATTACTACTATGAGAATAAACAGCTGTATCTTCCGCTGCGCTATACAGCAGAAACAGTGAATGCAGAAGTAAACTTTGATCCCGTCTCTCAGCTTGTAATGATTAAAAAGGGAGATCATACGTACAAAATAAAAGCAGGAAGCAAGCAAGTTCTTAAAGAAGATGGTACTTCTGCCTCTATGCCTGCTGCGGCCTCTGAAAAGAATGATAGCCTATATGTGCCCGCCTCTTTCTTTGAGACATTTTTAGATGCTCCTTATAGTATTACCGATGATACTGGCAACGATCTTTTACTTACCTTTACACTAAACATGTAA
- a CDS encoding pyridoxamine 5'-phosphate oxidase family protein gives MAGKQEVPTALTEQQMELFNGETLVLLSTVDAETNVPNVNAISWVKAAAADRVRFSVTNSSRIVANVKANPNVTLCVIGLGTVYSIAGSCTILEDKMEGVAMPLSNIEVAIKGVYETMFWGAKITQEPVFEKTYDLEKAKALDEQVYAAMLK, from the coding sequence ATGGCAGGCAAACAAGAGGTCCCAACAGCATTAACAGAACAGCAGATGGAACTGTTCAACGGTGAAACATTGGTGCTTTTAAGCACAGTTGACGCAGAGACGAATGTACCAAATGTAAATGCAATTTCATGGGTGAAGGCAGCGGCGGCTGACCGTGTACGTTTCTCAGTAACGAATTCATCCCGAATCGTAGCGAACGTAAAGGCGAATCCAAACGTAACGTTATGTGTGATCGGACTGGGTACCGTGTATTCCATCGCTGGAAGCTGCACCATTCTGGAAGATAAGATGGAAGGAGTAGCGATGCCGTTATCCAACATTGAGGTTGCGATCAAAGGCGTGTACGAAACGATGTTCTGGGGCGCAAAAATCACTCAGGAACCCGTTTTCGAGAAAACGTATGATTTGGAAAAAGCGAAGGCACTTGATGAGCAAGTCTATGCAGCAATGCTGAAATAG
- a CDS encoding ABC transporter substrate-binding protein, with amino-acid sequence MKKWPFVVCSLFLASSITACSSKGTETKPASGDAKAGETIKIGGVFSASGSASSLGKPEMDTIKMMADKINAEGGINGRKIEVVAYDDKSDQNEAVIAVKKLIEQDKVVAVIGGTISGSSLAMIPQVEKSKVPYISLAASKKVNKPVKKYVFKTAQGDDVVVPRVVAYLKANKLTKVAWLGVDNPFGSSGEEEFAALAKAVGIEIVSREVFEATVNDAKPMLTRVKQANPQAVVIWGTAQESAVVTKNVRELGMTMPIIESHGIANNKFIELAGPAANGVILPAGRLLVADQVPADSKQKPVLDSYSKLFTEKYSYSPGTFGGHASDAFEILVSALKTAGDDKEKIVKAMEDTKGFVGVTGTFNMSAEDHNGLKSDSLAIIEIKDGKWTLKEN; translated from the coding sequence ATGAAGAAATGGCCTTTTGTAGTATGCAGTTTGTTCCTGGCTTCCTCCATCACAGCCTGTTCAAGCAAAGGAACGGAAACAAAACCAGCATCCGGTGATGCAAAAGCGGGCGAGACGATCAAAATTGGCGGGGTATTCTCCGCATCTGGCAGTGCAAGTTCACTTGGTAAGCCGGAGATGGATACGATTAAGATGATGGCAGACAAAATAAACGCAGAAGGCGGCATTAATGGTCGGAAAATCGAAGTTGTGGCGTATGATGACAAGTCTGATCAGAATGAAGCGGTTATTGCAGTGAAGAAGCTGATCGAGCAGGACAAAGTGGTAGCCGTTATCGGGGGAACAATATCTGGCAGTTCGCTTGCGATGATTCCACAGGTCGAAAAATCGAAAGTTCCATACATTTCATTAGCAGCGAGCAAGAAGGTTAACAAGCCGGTGAAAAAGTATGTGTTTAAAACAGCGCAGGGCGACGATGTTGTAGTACCGCGCGTTGTTGCGTACTTGAAAGCGAACAAATTGACAAAGGTAGCCTGGCTCGGTGTAGATAATCCATTTGGTTCCAGTGGCGAAGAAGAATTTGCAGCACTGGCGAAAGCAGTGGGCATCGAAATTGTAAGCAGAGAAGTATTTGAAGCAACCGTTAACGATGCGAAACCGATGCTAACGCGCGTGAAACAGGCAAATCCACAGGCGGTTGTAATCTGGGGAACAGCACAGGAATCAGCGGTTGTAACAAAGAACGTCCGTGAGCTAGGCATGACAATGCCGATCATTGAATCGCATGGCATCGCGAATAACAAATTCATCGAGCTGGCAGGTCCGGCAGCGAACGGTGTGATCCTTCCAGCAGGCCGCCTACTTGTAGCCGATCAGGTACCAGCTGATAGTAAGCAAAAGCCGGTTCTTGATTCTTACAGCAAGCTGTTTACCGAAAAATACAGTTATTCCCCAGGTACATTCGGCGGTCACGCATCGGATGCATTTGAAATTCTCGTAAGTGCGCTGAAAACAGCGGGAGATGATAAAGAGAAGATTGTGAAAGCGATGGAAGATACGAAAGGGTTTGTCGGGGTAACCGGCACATTCAATATGTCAGCAGAAGATCATAATGGTCTGAAATCTGACTCCCTGGCGATTATTGAAATCAAAGATGGCAAGTGGACATTGAAAGAGAACTAA
- a CDS encoding branched-chain amino acid ABC transporter permease has translation MKTGVALLYNRSLKGPLLLLAILLVLPIIIPSPYVHGMMVLVGLYTIVGTGLSMLMGYAGQISLGHAAFYGIGAYVSAICTVKLGWPALAGILVGILVAIVIAYIIGVPALKLTEHYLGLATLGFGVIIFIFFKQFKSLTGGLDGFSGIPVLNLFGMEFITDMDYYYLVWPLAFCGILFARNIIQSRVGRALRSIHGSEVASNAIGVNSQTYKLQVFMMSAAYAAVAGSLYAHYITFISPQLFEATASINFLIMVIIGGVANIWGPLVGAMAFVFLSEGLKEVIPMVISNAGGEFEIVFFGILLVALLIYMPEGLLPSLQKVAGRWFSTKKVKPIAAAPVVTASEEQTETTVRMAGGEK, from the coding sequence ATGAAAACGGGAGTTGCTTTACTGTACAATCGAAGTCTTAAGGGCCCGCTCCTGCTGCTTGCGATCCTTCTCGTTCTTCCAATCATTATCCCATCTCCATACGTGCATGGCATGATGGTACTGGTCGGCTTGTATACGATTGTCGGGACGGGGTTATCGATGCTGATGGGATATGCTGGGCAGATTTCGCTTGGACATGCGGCTTTTTATGGAATAGGAGCATATGTATCAGCGATTTGCACGGTGAAGTTAGGCTGGCCCGCTTTGGCTGGTATTCTGGTTGGTATTCTCGTAGCGATTGTGATTGCGTACATCATAGGTGTGCCAGCATTGAAGCTAACAGAGCATTATCTTGGGCTAGCGACACTCGGTTTTGGCGTGATTATTTTTATCTTTTTTAAGCAGTTTAAGAGCTTGACAGGTGGTCTAGATGGATTTTCGGGTATTCCAGTACTGAATTTGTTTGGTATGGAATTTATAACAGATATGGACTATTACTATCTAGTCTGGCCGCTTGCATTTTGTGGCATTCTATTTGCGCGTAATATCATTCAATCACGGGTTGGCCGGGCACTTCGTTCCATTCACGGCAGTGAAGTAGCGTCGAATGCAATCGGAGTGAATAGCCAGACGTATAAACTACAAGTTTTTATGATGAGTGCTGCGTATGCAGCTGTTGCTGGAAGCTTGTATGCTCACTACATTACATTTATTAGTCCACAATTGTTTGAAGCAACAGCATCCATTAATTTTTTGATCATGGTTATTATTGGCGGTGTGGCGAATATATGGGGGCCGCTGGTAGGAGCCATGGCGTTTGTTTTTTTAAGCGAAGGATTAAAAGAAGTGATCCCAATGGTCATAAGCAATGCGGGCGGAGAATTCGAAATTGTATTTTTTGGCATCTTGCTTGTTGCGCTTCTGATCTACATGCCGGAAGGTTTGCTGCCGTCCCTACAGAAGGTCGCAGGTAGGTGGTTCAGCACAAAGAAAGTGAAACCGATAGCGGCTGCTCCTGTAGTGACAGCTTCAGAGGAACAAACTGAAACTACGGTACGGATGGCAGGAGGGGAGAAATAA
- a CDS encoding YcdB/YcdC domain-containing protein, whose translation MEKRRQYRWTRAVMAGVILTGGMLPYNVFAQEVKADKVAVSTVQETDTAIKREEAIKKAKQIVSIPDSYKEERVELDANNYLKRTQWNLSWRSDTPEEQGGITVSIDANDGTLLSIQRWSSQEGLASPLPPKMDYEKVIEDARSFVKKQYGPYANNLRLNADSEKQFRSNTGNQFFDHSLYFERLEDGVPVVNQGLRLSYDRKGNMRYLDFSWDKKLTFEKGQVKSKEEVLKNYTDNLQMEVAYLPNTDRPNGKVELAYVPSVQLTDSFYGTLPTAAIDARTGKPLDINTGLESGYTVQSATPLSSTSVSVPTNLKLDADQAMARARQMVQLDDKMELQGKSYREETMPYKRKIWDISWQSKDGTSKYTNATVDAETGEVINMNSYGMAYDMKMRDGAAIKVNVTQQQAQAKAEEYVRRAVPGRLSSLYIASVTPNLYNGDPDKILNYSITFVRKEKGVRVIGEGAWVTVDAETGDITNYNFNGFKQSLPEIKNVISPEQAKEKIVGLLKAELNYLAPSPYNPSDGKTNRSAKLMYTIGLKDKTFLPYMTQYMDARTGEWKTYGNQLVNNTGLPVQDIKGHALEKELQKIIEANLIEVKDGKVNPDQKLTRGELMNLVYSMHRYLYNYYPGVSNPTFSDVGQDSEYSQAVEWAVQQRLLKKEAMNFDPNGAATREFIADIVVRGLGYDKLAEIDGVFDIPLADAASMKHKGYAGLVKRLHIMNTDAQNEFEPQRQLTKAEAAVILYRYLQVKEKVSIQ comes from the coding sequence ATGGAAAAGCGCAGACAGTATCGATGGACGCGAGCAGTTATGGCAGGTGTTATCCTAACAGGGGGCATGTTACCCTATAATGTTTTTGCACAAGAGGTAAAAGCAGATAAAGTTGCGGTTTCTACCGTACAAGAAACTGATACAGCTATTAAACGGGAAGAGGCTATAAAGAAAGCGAAACAAATTGTTTCGATCCCTGATTCTTACAAGGAAGAGCGCGTAGAGCTTGACGCCAACAATTATCTGAAACGGACCCAGTGGAATTTGTCATGGCGTTCTGATACACCAGAGGAACAAGGTGGAATTACTGTATCGATTGATGCAAATGATGGAACGCTGTTGAGCATTCAGCGCTGGTCTTCTCAGGAAGGGCTGGCAAGCCCGCTCCCTCCAAAGATGGACTATGAAAAAGTGATTGAGGATGCCCGCTCTTTTGTAAAAAAACAATACGGGCCATATGCTAACAATCTACGACTTAATGCCGATTCAGAGAAGCAATTTCGTAGTAATACAGGGAATCAGTTTTTTGACCATTCCCTCTATTTTGAACGACTTGAAGACGGAGTTCCGGTAGTAAATCAGGGATTGCGCCTTTCATATGATCGCAAAGGAAATATGCGATATCTGGACTTCTCCTGGGACAAAAAGCTTACATTTGAAAAAGGACAGGTGAAATCAAAGGAAGAGGTTTTGAAGAACTATACAGATAATCTGCAAATGGAAGTAGCGTATTTACCAAACACGGATCGACCAAATGGTAAAGTGGAACTAGCTTATGTCCCTTCTGTCCAGTTGACAGATTCGTTCTATGGCACACTTCCGACGGCTGCGATTGATGCGAGAACAGGTAAGCCGCTTGATATTAACACAGGATTGGAATCGGGCTATACCGTTCAAAGCGCTACACCATTGTCCTCTACTTCTGTATCCGTGCCGACGAATTTGAAACTTGATGCAGATCAGGCAATGGCGAGAGCACGTCAAATGGTGCAGTTGGATGATAAGATGGAATTACAAGGCAAGAGTTACCGGGAAGAAACGATGCCGTATAAACGTAAAATATGGGATATCTCCTGGCAATCCAAAGATGGTACATCTAAATATACAAATGCAACAGTAGATGCCGAGACAGGTGAGGTCATTAACATGAACTCATACGGAATGGCGTACGACATGAAAATGAGAGACGGCGCTGCAATCAAGGTAAATGTGACACAGCAACAGGCGCAGGCAAAGGCGGAAGAGTATGTACGTCGTGCAGTTCCGGGGCGCCTATCAAGCTTGTACATCGCGAGTGTGACACCGAATTTGTATAATGGTGATCCGGACAAAATTTTGAATTACTCCATAACATTTGTGCGGAAAGAAAAGGGTGTCCGTGTCATCGGTGAAGGAGCATGGGTTACAGTAGATGCTGAAACAGGAGATATTACCAATTATAATTTCAATGGATTTAAGCAGTCACTTCCGGAAATAAAAAATGTCATTTCTCCGGAGCAGGCAAAGGAGAAGATTGTCGGTCTTCTGAAAGCAGAGTTAAACTATCTAGCACCAAGCCCATATAATCCATCAGATGGAAAGACTAATCGTTCGGCGAAGCTAATGTACACGATTGGTCTCAAGGATAAGACTTTTCTTCCTTATATGACACAGTACATGGACGCACGAACAGGGGAATGGAAAACGTACGGAAATCAGCTTGTAAATAATACGGGACTGCCAGTTCAGGATATTAAAGGACATGCACTGGAAAAAGAGCTTCAAAAAATAATAGAAGCAAACTTAATTGAAGTGAAAGATGGAAAGGTGAACCCGGATCAGAAGCTTACACGTGGAGAGTTGATGAATCTTGTCTACTCGATGCACCGTTATCTGTATAATTATTATCCAGGTGTTTCGAATCCGACATTTAGTGATGTTGGGCAAGACAGTGAATACAGTCAGGCGGTAGAATGGGCTGTGCAGCAGCGTCTCCTGAAGAAAGAAGCGATGAACTTTGATCCGAATGGAGCAGCTACACGTGAGTTTATCGCAGACATTGTGGTGCGGGGGCTTGGGTACGATAAGTTAGCTGAGATCGACGGTGTTTTTGATATACCTTTAGCAGATGCAGCATCAATGAAGCATAAAGGGTATGCAGGTCTTGTAAAACGTTTACACATTATGAATACAGATGCGCAGAATGAATTTGAGCCGCAGCGCCAGCTAACGAAAGCGGAAGCGGCTGTTATTTTATATCGCTATCTGCAAGTGAAAGAGAAGGTTAGCATACAATAA
- a CDS encoding SDR family oxidoreductase, whose protein sequence is MNQSDRIVAPSTQPAQEGYLQPDIEAQMTPQPAAECASYQAAGKLQGKAALITGGDSGIGRAVAIAYAKEGADVAILYLEAHEDAEQTKQFIEKEGRRCLLITGDVGNEHVCEDAVQKVVSEFGRLDILVNNAGEQHVQNGIENITSEQLHRTFQTNIFSMFYLTKAALPHLKLGSTIINTASITAYKGHPMLIDYSSSKGAIVSFTRSLSQSLVEKGIRVNAVAPGPIWTPLIPATFPPEMVAQFGKNTPMKRPGQPDELAPSYVFLASEDASYITGQVIHVNGGTVLNG, encoded by the coding sequence ATGAATCAGTCAGATCGTATCGTTGCCCCTTCAACTCAGCCTGCTCAAGAAGGATATCTACAGCCAGACATTGAAGCGCAAATGACGCCACAGCCTGCGGCAGAATGCGCATCGTACCAAGCAGCTGGAAAGCTACAAGGAAAAGCTGCGCTTATTACCGGCGGTGACAGCGGCATTGGGCGAGCAGTGGCCATCGCATATGCAAAAGAGGGAGCAGATGTTGCCATTTTATATCTGGAAGCGCATGAGGACGCGGAACAAACGAAACAGTTCATCGAAAAGGAAGGAAGGCGCTGCCTGCTCATTACTGGGGACGTGGGCAATGAGCACGTATGCGAGGATGCTGTCCAAAAAGTTGTGAGTGAATTCGGTCGTCTTGACATTCTTGTAAATAATGCGGGTGAGCAGCATGTGCAGAATGGGATCGAAAACATTACATCCGAACAACTGCATCGCACATTTCAGACGAATATTTTCTCCATGTTCTATTTGACAAAAGCTGCGCTTCCTCATCTCAAACTGGGCAGCACGATTATTAATACGGCATCCATTACAGCGTATAAAGGACATCCGATGTTAATTGATTACTCATCAAGTAAAGGTGCTATCGTATCTTTTACACGATCGCTGTCGCAATCGCTTGTAGAAAAAGGTATTCGCGTCAATGCAGTTGCACCAGGACCGATCTGGACACCACTGATTCCCGCTACTTTTCCACCGGAGATGGTGGCGCAGTTCGGTAAAAATACGCCGATGAAGCGCCCAGGGCAGCCGGATGAACTGGCACCAAGCTATGTGTTTCTTGCCTCTGAGGATGCTTCTTATATTACCGGCCAGGTCATTCATGTAAATGGGGGAACCGTACTAAATGGATAA